GAAAAGAGAACCAGGTTCCATTGATGAAATAGCTAAGGTGCTTGGGATAAATGATAAAGACAGGGAACTGTTCGATTCTTTTTTTACCACCGAACCCTGTCAACCTTACGAAAAGTATAAAGGTTCAAAGGCGCGAATGAGGTATTTTGGGCATGCATGTATCATGATAGAGACGGAAGATGTATGTGTCCTTACTGATCCGGTAATCAGTTATTATGGATACGAATCCAGCGTGGCCCATTTTTCTGATATTGATATTCCTGATGTGATCGATTATGTATTGATTACACACAACCATCAGGACCATATTTTATTTGAAACATTACTACCCCTACGTCATAAAATCAAAAATATAGTTGTTCCAAGAACTTCAAGTGGTGCATTACAGGATCCTAATCTTAAACTGATGTTTAAGAGTGCAGGATTTCATAATGTTATTGAAATAGATGAAATGGAAGAGATTCAGTTGAAAAATGTAAAGATTACCGGGCTTCCATTTACCGGGGAACATAGTGATTTAAATATTAAATCGAAAGCATGTTTTCATGTAGCGATAGACCAGTTTACTTTTCTATTTGTTGCTGATTCCAGAATTCTGGAAGCAAAAATTTATGAGCATATACAAGCAATAATAGGAGATGTAGATGTTATTTTTCTGGGAATGGAATGTGATGGTGCCCCACTATCATGGTTATATGGTCCATTGCTGACGGAGAAGATTTCAAGAGAAAATGATCAATCAAGAAGACTTTCCGGCTGCGATTGTGAAAGAGGAATGCATCTGATCGATATTTTCAATCCGAAAGAAGCTTACGTATATGCTATGGGGCAGGAACCCTGGCTGGAATTTATAAGCAGTATCAAATATACCGCTACCTCACATCCGATTGTTCAATCAGATATGCTGGTAGAATACTGTAAAAACAAAAATATCGTTGCGGAAAGATTATTTGGAGAGAAGGAACTATTTTATACTTATGATGAGCTTCAATTGAAAGAAAGCTATCAGTCAATTTAACATTGGCTTCCTATCGACCTACTATCCTGTTTTTTATATTATCAATTTAACTAAAATAACCATATGTGTGGTATTTGTGGCTTTTTAAAATATGATGCGCGTGCAGACGGTAATGACAAAGAGATTATAGAAAGAATGACTCATAAGCTCATTCATCGTGGTCCGGATGCTCAGGACACTTTGCTTTTTGAAAATGTAGTGTTTGGCTTTACGAGGTTAAGTATCATTGGTTTACAGGATGGGATGCAACCGTTGTACAATGAGGATGAATCTTTAGTGTTGATTTGCAATGGAGAGATTTTCAATTATATTGAACTCAAGGAGCAATTAGTCAAAAAAGGACACCATTTTAGAACAACTACTGACATCGAAGTAATTCTTCATTTGTATGAAGAAAAAGGTGCAGATTTTTTAAATGAACTCAATGGTCAGTTTGCCTTTGCCCTATATGACAGGAAAAGAAAACTCCTGTTCTGCGCCAGAGATCAAATGGGAATCATCCCCTTCTTCTATACCCGCGTCAATCATACTTTTATTTTTGGTTCAGAAATAAAGGCGATTCTGGAACATCCCGAAGTGGCACGTGAAATCGATACCGTGGGGCTGGATCAGGTATTCACGTTTGCCGGGCTCATAAGTCCGAGAACTATGTTTAAGAATATTCACAGCCTGGAAAACGGACATTATCTGATTCTTGATGATAACGGAAATTTAAAAGATGTTGAATATTGGGATTTGATCTATCCGGAAGGCGAAACCACATTTAATGGAAAAACAGAACATGATTATATCAGTGAACTGGAAGAGTTGTTTAATGAATCAGTTAAATTGAGGTTGAGGGCAGACGTTCCCAGTGGATTTTATTTAAGTGGTGGTCTGGATTCGTCTATGATTGCTATGAAGGTGAAGCAACAGGCTCCGGGGATCCTTAGGAAGGCTTTTTCAATTGATTTCGAAGATGCATTGTATTCTGAAGCAAAGTATCAAGACATTATTTCAAGGGAATGTGGATCTGTTCTGACAAAAAATATGTTTCCTTACAGTGATATCATTGAGCGGTTGAAGTTGTCAGTTTATCATAGTGAATGTCCGATTAAAGAAACTTATAATACGGCTTCTATGGCGCTATCAGAAAGTGTCAGGTCACATGACTTAAAAGTAATCTTATCAGGAGAAGGAGCCGATGAATTTTTTGCTGGTTACGTTGGGTACCGATTTGATAAGATGCGTTCAATGAACCTGATAGGAAATGAAAGTACTGCAGCAGAGAAGGTAGTCAGAAACAAACTTTGGGGAGACGAAGATTTTTTCTATGAGCGAAATTTTACAGATTTTGACCTATTGAAGAGAAACCTTTATTCAAAGGATTTAAACGACAGATACGATGAAACCAACTGTCTTAATTATCCGGTAGTAAATAAAGATCGCATTAAAAATAGAGATGTGCTCAACAAAAGAGCTTACATAGATTATAAATTAAGACTAGTAGACCATCTTGTTGGCGATCACGGAGACCGGATGGCTATGGCAAATTCCGTTGAGGTCAGATACCCTTTTCTGGATAAAAATCTGGTTGAATATTCGGCTAAAATTCCGTCGGAATTAAAACTTAACGACTTTACAGAAAAATACATTTTACGAAAAATAGGAGAAAGCATCCTTCCGAAAAGTATTATGGAAAGAGAAAAATTTCATTTTATTGCACCTGGGAGTCCCTATTTGTTACAACAGAACTCCGCATATATCAATGATCTTTTGTCTTATGACCTGATTAAAAGACAAGGATATTTTAATCCGGATGAAATTGAAAAACTTAAAGCCATATATAGCACCCCGGGCTTTGTTGTAAATGCCCCGTATGAAAGTGATTTGTTATCCACTGTCATCACTTTCGGAATGTTGCTGGAAACATTTATCTAAATCAGTTCAAGAACATACTACTTGATTTTCCAGCCTTAAAACAAAAACAACGCAGTTCAAGCGATTACACTTTAATAAAAGAACCATGATATTTCAGCATAAACTAATTGAAAGTCTCAACCGTGGAAAAGAAACTATAGCCATTGAGTATCAAGATAGAAAAGTATCTTATGCTCAATTAATAGCGGATGCCAACCGCATAACGAAGAGGTTACTTGATGATCAGATACCGCATGGTACCTATATCGGAATAATTTTAGATGACAAAGCGGATCTGATTAAAGCTATAATAGGAATTGCCAATGCAAGATGTGTGTTTGTTCCTATAGATCGTTCCTGGCCTGCTGGTAGGTTGGAAGCTATTAAGACAAATTTGAAGCTGAGCCACATCATTACTTCGGGATCTCTAGTGGAATCCAGGATTTCCGTATCAAATATATACCACCTGGAAGATTTGATAGGGGAATCTGTTCCTACGGAGACTTCTTCTCTTATTTATCCTGGTTTCGAAGAAGAAGATAGCCTGTATATTTATTTTACTTCTGGTTCAACCGGTATTCCTAAAGCTATTATTGGAAAAAATTCTAGTTTGACTCAGTTTTTGAACTGGGAAGCAGAAGAATTTGAAATTGATAATTCATTTAGAGTAAGTCAGCTGATCAGTCCATATTTTGATGCATTTTTAAGAGATGTTTTTCTACCCCTGTTTACTGGTGGAGTACTTTGTATACCTCCGGATCACGAAGATTTCTTTACTCCTGAAAGAATGTTCGACTGGTTAGAACAGTCGAACATTTCATTGATTCATTGTGTGCCGAGTGTTTTCAGATTAATAAAAGACCATAAAGGACTTAGGGAAGACAGTTTTAAACATTTGAAGTATATTCTTTTATCAGGTGAGAAGATCGTTCCCGATGAATTTAGAAACTGGTACCAGATCTTTAAGGATAGGATTCAGTTATGTAATTTATATGGCACTACGGAAACAACACTGATCAGGGCATTTTATAGAATTAAGCCTGCAGATGTTTCCAAGAACAGGATACCAATCGGTAAACCTATCGCTGATACGGAACTGTTGGTTACAAATAAGGACTTCAAACCATGTAATGTTTTAATATCAGGTGAATTGTACATTATTTCCGATTTCCTTAGTAAAGGATATCTTAATGCAGCAGAACTGACTGCCGAAAAATTCATTCTGATTCATTCTGGACCTTTCGAGGGAAGAATGGCATTTAGAACGGGGGATAAGGCTAAAATATTACCTGATGGCAATTATGAACTTCTTGGAAGAGAAGATCGTCAGGTAAAATTAAGAGGAATCAGGATTGAACTGGATGAAATTGAAAATGTATTGATACAATCAGCATTGGTAAAGAATGCCGTTGTCATTAAATGGACAAGGTCGAATGATACTGAAGGAAGTCAGGATATCGGAAACCAGGAATCGATTATTGCATTTGTTATTAAAGCGGAAAATCTAGCACATACTTCTTCTCTCGAGGACAAAATTCACAACTATCTAATGGCTATTTTACCGGCGTATATGATGCCTGCCGGTATTTTGTTGATGACTGAATTTCCGCTATTGGGGAATGGGAAAATTGATCATAAAAGACTAGCAGAAGCGTATGAATTAAGTCATGAATCAATATTGGTAGCTCCTGTCAACGATATAGAAAGAGCTCTGCTGATTATCTGGAGAGAGACTTTGGGTGTGTCGGAAATATCAACCGAGGATAATTTTCATAAAATAGGTGGGAACTCTTTAAGCATGATGAAATTAATCGCCAAAATATATGCCCGTTTTAAGGTGCGGTTTCCGCTGAGCGATCTTTTTAAAATGTTGACGATCACAAGTCAGGCTACTTATATTAAAAATGCGATCAGAAATGAGTTGTTTGAAATTAAAAAAGCACCGGAAAAGGAAACTTATTATTTGTCCTCAGCTCAGGAGCGGTTATATTTCCTTTATGAACTCCATAAGCAGAGTACAGCTTATAATTTACCTGTTGCATTTGAAATTACCGGTAAAGCAGATACAGATAAAATCCAACAGACTTTTATCGCTTTAATTGAAAGACATGAGATTTTAAGGACTAAATTTGTAACAGGCCTTGATACTGTTTATCAGGAAATTGCTCCGGGACTTGATTTTGAGTTGGAAAACATATCAGGCGAATCAATAGCCGAAGCCATTGATTCTTTTATAAGACCTTTTGACTTAAATAAGGGACCTTTGTTCAGAGCTGCCCAGCTGACAGCTGAGGGTAGAAATTTTCTTGTTTTCGATATTCATCATATCGCTTGTGACGGGCTTTCTCAAATTAATATCTTTTCTGATTTTCTAGACCTGTATGCGGATAAAGAACTTAAGCCATTGATTTTTAGGTATGTGGACTATAGCGAATGGGAGAAAAACTTCCGGGAAACTTCAGAATATAATTTGCAAAAAGGTTTTTGGACGGAGATGTTCAGCGGAAGAGTTCCCAAACTGGAGCTGCCCGTAAGTGCATCATTGCAAGAACGAAATGAAGAGTCGGGGGCTCAGGCAAATTTTGAAATAGAAAGCAGTCTGATATCGGATTTGGTTACAAAAACCGGAACAGACGGTATCACCGCTTTCTCCGCTTTACACTCCGTTTTCTTCTTGTTTATGACCCAGTTAACGGGGCAGGACGACCTGGTAGTTGGTACCATGTCTTCCGGAAGGTTACAACAGGGACTCGAACCATTAGTTGGCATGTTTTCAAGAACGCTTCCTGTAAGATATAAGGTGGATGCAAGGAAATCGTTTAATGATCTGGTAAAAGAAGTGAATCAGCTTTTGATTCAGATACAGAGTCATCAACTATATGATCTCGCGGATATTCTGATCGAAGTAAATAAGAATAATGGTGTTTCGGAAACGCAACTGTTTGATGTGATGTTTGTTTATCAAAACTATGATAAGAACAGATTAGGCCTGGAAAATACCAGTTTTTCTTATCATGAATTTGAGCATAAAGCGACCAAGTACCCTCTTTCTTTAGTTGTCAGCGAATCTGCCAGTGTGTTTAACTTTAGAATGGAGTATGCAACCCGGTACTTTTCTCCATCTGATATTGAACGGTTGATTGCAGAATTCCAAACATTGGTGATCACACTTTCTGAAAGGCCAGATACTGAATTAATTGATCTGATCAGTAATACTGAACAGTCTTCTGAATTTATAGAAGATGATATTTCATTTAATGTCTGAACATCTTCGTCTCTAATTAGTCAGCCTTAGTAGACCAACCTTATTCCAAATTTTAACTAAACATATAGCCCATGGTTGTTTGTCTCTATGATTAGCAATCGTGGTTCTATTAGAACCACTGAATAATATGTCTGATAAATCTAAATTGAATATTAAAGCAATTGAAGCCAATAGAAATATTGGTGCAAGATATTATTGGGAGGCCAGATTAGATGGTTTCGAATCCGAGTCTTATTTTAGCAATCCCGATCCGATCAGTAAACTAAATCATAGCGGACAGCATGAATGTTTGTTGTCGGTTCCTTTAAATGTTCTTGCAGAATTGGATAAGGTTGCTCCCTCAGCAAAGAGTAAGCACGTCGTGTTTCTTTCCATTTTAACTGTTTTAGGTTATAAGTTTTCAGGCAAAGATGATGTTTGCATTTTGACTCCTTTTTATAAGGCTGAGATTGCAGAAATGACGAATGAAGTTATTCCATTCAGGAGCAGCGATTTTTCTCAGCTTAAATTTCTGGAATTGCTTATTCATACAAAAAGCACACTTCTAAAAGATTTACATCAGGGCAATTACCCAATCGAGAAAATGTTCAGGCAGGGTTATGATCTACAGTCAGAACCTTCAATTGGATTGCTGGTTGAAGGTCTGCACACTGCCCAGGCATTTCAGGGATTAAATCCTGATCTCTTGTTTTCTTTCCATATCAGTGATCAGCTCCTGAAAATTAAATATAACAGTAAGCAGTATACGTTATCTTATATTGAATATATCGGAAATTGCTTTTTAAACCTTCTTTCTAAAGTACTTCTTAACATTCATATCCCTATCCGGGAGATCGAAGCGATCACTGAGGAAGAGAAAGAACAGATTTTGTACACCGCTAATGTTATAGAAAGCACTATTTCAAATCACACCACAGTGATTTCCTTATTCAGAAATCAGGCTCAACGTACTCCTCAGCATATCGCTTTTTCCGCTGGAGATCAAATTTGTACTTATCAGGAGCTAGATCAATGGTCTGATAAAATTGCAGGTTATCTTAACCAAAATTACGATATTAAGAAGGGAGATAGGGTCGGGTTATTTTTAGCACATGAAGCATGGTTGATTCCAGTGATTCTTGGTGTTTTAAAAGCCGGAGGGGTGTATGTACCAGTTGATCCGGCATATCCAATTCCTAAAATCAAGGCGATCACCAATGAAGCTGATCTAAAGTTAGTTATTGCCAGAGGAGGCGATGTAGCAGATTTATCAGACACCGTGATTCTGGACCTGGATATACATGAGCAGCTGATTCAGACATTTTCATTTGAAAATTCTTTAAGCATACCTGGAAGTGAGGATTTAGCTTACATTATTTTTACTTCGGGTTCCACAGGAAAGCCTAAGGGAGTGGTCATTCAGCATAGCTCTTTATTGAATTATATTTCCTGGGCGTCAGATTTTTACATTGGTAGTTCGAAGGCAACCTTTCCACTTTATACTTCAATTTCATTTGATCTAACAATTACTTCAATTTTTACTCCACTGATATCCGGTAATAAGATCATTGTTTACCAGGATGCAGGTCCTGAGTTGATCAATGCACTTTTTGTTGATGATGAAATCGATATTATTAAGTTAACGCCCTCGCATTTAAATATCGTCAGACATCTTGATCCTGTTTCGTGCGAGCATTCCAAAAAGAATAAGAAACTGATTGTTGGTGGTGAAGAATTATCCAGTCAGCTGGCTGCTGAAATTTATTTGCAGTTTGATAAACAGATCGATATTTATAATGAGTATGGACCTACTGAAGCCACAGTTGGTTGTATGATTTATAAATATGATCCATTGGATCAGTCATTTTCAGTCCCTATAGGTTATCCAATAAGAAATACGGCAGTCTATCTTCTGGATAGTAATTTTAATCATGTTCCTGCAGGAAGCATTGGAGAGCTTTACATTGCCGGAGAAGGACTGGCAGCAGGATATTTCCGTCAGGAAGAATTGAGCAACCAGAAATTTATTGATAACCCTTTTGTACCTGAGTTGAAAATGTATAAAACAGGCGATCTTGCTATTCGTGATCTTGCCAATAGAATCGTATTCAGAGGGAGAACTGATGAGCAATTCAAAATTCGTGGTTATCGTATTGAGCCGGCTGAGATTGAGCGTAGTTTATTGCAGTTTGAAGGTGTAAACCAGGCTTTGGTTACGGTGATGATGCGTGAGGGAGAGAAATATCTGGTTGCCTATTACACTGCTGAAAATGAAATTTTTTCTCTTAGGGAATACCTTCTTGGAATTCTGCCTGCTTATATGGTTCCATCTTATTATGTTTGGCTCTCTGTATTCCCATTAAGTGCAAATGGGAAAATAGATAAAAAACTTCTTCCTGAAGCTGGGCCGGACCAGAAACAAAATTTCCAGGAACCAAGAACAGCGGGAGAAAAGGAACTGGCTCAGATCTGGGCGGAAATACTTCACCTGGATGCTGAAAAAATCAGCGTGAACAGAAGCTTCTTTGAACTTGGTGGTCATTCTCTCAAAGCGGTAAATCTGATGAACAGAATCAGGAAACAGTTGGGAACTGAAGTGCCACTTAAAGAAATATTTAACTGTGACACTATCAGTAGTTTATCCGTGTATATCAATGATATTGCTATCCGTTCAACTCAGGCTGCGATACAGGTCTCAGCAAATCACAGCTTTTATCGCCTATCTTCTGCACAGCAGCGGTTATATTTTTTATACGAATTAGACAAAGATTCGTTGGCATATAATATGCCTCAACTGGTTAGAATCAGCGGAGGAGTTGATCGTGAAAAGCTGATTAATGTCTTCTGTACTTTAATTTCCCGTCATGAAAGTCTGCGGACTAGTTTTGTGCAGGTGGATGGGAGGGTATTTCAGACCATTGGGGATGGTTCCGATTTTCAGGTAGAAGAGTATACGGCTGTTGAGTCTGATCTGAATGAAGTAATCAATCAATTTATCCGCCCATTTGAGCTGGACAGTGCCCCTCTTATCCGTGTAGGGCTAGTTTCTGTTTCAAAAGACGAGGATGTGTTACTTGTGGACATGCATCATATTATTACTG
This region of Pedobacter steynii genomic DNA includes:
- the asnB gene encoding asparagine synthase (glutamine-hydrolyzing); protein product: MCGICGFLKYDARADGNDKEIIERMTHKLIHRGPDAQDTLLFENVVFGFTRLSIIGLQDGMQPLYNEDESLVLICNGEIFNYIELKEQLVKKGHHFRTTTDIEVILHLYEEKGADFLNELNGQFAFALYDRKRKLLFCARDQMGIIPFFYTRVNHTFIFGSEIKAILEHPEVAREIDTVGLDQVFTFAGLISPRTMFKNIHSLENGHYLILDDNGNLKDVEYWDLIYPEGETTFNGKTEHDYISELEELFNESVKLRLRADVPSGFYLSGGLDSSMIAMKVKQQAPGILRKAFSIDFEDALYSEAKYQDIISRECGSVLTKNMFPYSDIIERLKLSVYHSECPIKETYNTASMALSESVRSHDLKVILSGEGADEFFAGYVGYRFDKMRSMNLIGNESTAAEKVVRNKLWGDEDFFYERNFTDFDLLKRNLYSKDLNDRYDETNCLNYPVVNKDRIKNRDVLNKRAYIDYKLRLVDHLVGDHGDRMAMANSVEVRYPFLDKNLVEYSAKIPSELKLNDFTEKYILRKIGESILPKSIMEREKFHFIAPGSPYLLQQNSAYINDLLSYDLIKRQGYFNPDEIEKLKAIYSTPGFVVNAPYESDLLSTVITFGMLLETFI
- a CDS encoding non-ribosomal peptide synthetase; the encoded protein is MIFQHKLIESLNRGKETIAIEYQDRKVSYAQLIADANRITKRLLDDQIPHGTYIGIILDDKADLIKAIIGIANARCVFVPIDRSWPAGRLEAIKTNLKLSHIITSGSLVESRISVSNIYHLEDLIGESVPTETSSLIYPGFEEEDSLYIYFTSGSTGIPKAIIGKNSSLTQFLNWEAEEFEIDNSFRVSQLISPYFDAFLRDVFLPLFTGGVLCIPPDHEDFFTPERMFDWLEQSNISLIHCVPSVFRLIKDHKGLREDSFKHLKYILLSGEKIVPDEFRNWYQIFKDRIQLCNLYGTTETTLIRAFYRIKPADVSKNRIPIGKPIADTELLVTNKDFKPCNVLISGELYIISDFLSKGYLNAAELTAEKFILIHSGPFEGRMAFRTGDKAKILPDGNYELLGREDRQVKLRGIRIELDEIENVLIQSALVKNAVVIKWTRSNDTEGSQDIGNQESIIAFVIKAENLAHTSSLEDKIHNYLMAILPAYMMPAGILLMTEFPLLGNGKIDHKRLAEAYELSHESILVAPVNDIERALLIIWRETLGVSEISTEDNFHKIGGNSLSMMKLIAKIYARFKVRFPLSDLFKMLTITSQATYIKNAIRNELFEIKKAPEKETYYLSSAQERLYFLYELHKQSTAYNLPVAFEITGKADTDKIQQTFIALIERHEILRTKFVTGLDTVYQEIAPGLDFELENISGESIAEAIDSFIRPFDLNKGPLFRAAQLTAEGRNFLVFDIHHIACDGLSQINIFSDFLDLYADKELKPLIFRYVDYSEWEKNFRETSEYNLQKGFWTEMFSGRVPKLELPVSASLQERNEESGAQANFEIESSLISDLVTKTGTDGITAFSALHSVFFLFMTQLTGQDDLVVGTMSSGRLQQGLEPLVGMFSRTLPVRYKVDARKSFNDLVKEVNQLLIQIQSHQLYDLADILIEVNKNNGVSETQLFDVMFVYQNYDKNRLGLENTSFSYHEFEHKATKYPLSLVVSESASVFNFRMEYATRYFSPSDIERLIAEFQTLVITLSERPDTELIDLISNTEQSSEFIEDDISFNV
- a CDS encoding MBL fold metallo-hydrolase codes for the protein MEKFLLKPNVVIEPLFDRWYAWPHLISPATSAMNIVGRHLKIMNSYLQSPKMHEAAVKNPKMLGGPFMDFPTERVEDIALLKAKTLEKQSKSILFAEAVQELDSMLKTNVSGGSLEPLYEKVPEILKGYVELVYDLNNNPSFRFFEPLLYQSEFYNKSSQSIALWSTSNDERPFCLSTPRLDEPGVLHLDIPFDHPGIDQLSKMKREPGSIDEIAKVLGINDKDRELFDSFFTTEPCQPYEKYKGSKARMRYFGHACIMIETEDVCVLTDPVISYYGYESSVAHFSDIDIPDVIDYVLITHNHQDHILFETLLPLRHKIKNIVVPRTSSGALQDPNLKLMFKSAGFHNVIEIDEMEEIQLKNVKITGLPFTGEHSDLNIKSKACFHVAIDQFTFLFVADSRILEAKIYEHIQAIIGDVDVIFLGMECDGAPLSWLYGPLLTEKISRENDQSRRLSGCDCERGMHLIDIFNPKEAYVYAMGQEPWLEFISSIKYTATSHPIVQSDMLVEYCKNKNIVAERLFGEKELFYTYDELQLKESYQSI